A section of the Arthrobacter sp. Marseille-P9274 genome encodes:
- a CDS encoding MFS transporter, translating to MTKQPAGALLFVLTCAMGVGPLLNYGLSATSPLIIEDLGITEGQFGLLATAIFASAAVSSMWLGRLSDRISSRAQLILIFGGTALALVVGALAPHYWVLLVAAVLAGPAQAISNPTTNRIIIDNVAPPKRPGWIGVKQSGVQGSQLFSGLFFPVMSLWVGWQGATGLAAVVALALLFYGLRRLPDEKPITTPGPPAARAAPAAAPGKGFPLAVWLFASYALLSGLGMQATNVYLPLFTVRELGFSLLLGGIAAGVSGVVGVTSRILWGRQMARGVRASSLLIMLGLGAVLGAAALLGAGEFDAPALLWLGVVLHGATILGTNVVIMAGVMRVVPAARVGAATGVVSMGMYAGFATGPLLTGLLLESTGNFNTGWVLVGAGYALCVVLALFLRHHGNRSGVPR from the coding sequence ATGACCAAGCAGCCCGCCGGCGCCCTCTTGTTTGTCCTCACCTGCGCCATGGGTGTCGGCCCGCTGCTGAACTACGGGTTGAGTGCGACGAGCCCGCTGATCATCGAGGACCTGGGCATCACCGAGGGCCAGTTCGGCCTGCTGGCGACGGCGATCTTCGCCAGCGCCGCCGTGTCCAGCATGTGGCTGGGCCGGCTCAGCGACCGGATCTCCAGCCGCGCCCAGCTGATCCTGATCTTCGGTGGCACCGCGCTGGCCTTGGTGGTCGGCGCGTTGGCCCCGCATTACTGGGTCCTGCTGGTCGCGGCCGTCCTCGCGGGCCCCGCGCAGGCAATATCGAACCCCACCACCAACCGGATCATCATCGACAACGTGGCGCCGCCGAAACGTCCGGGGTGGATCGGGGTCAAGCAGTCCGGGGTGCAGGGCAGCCAGCTCTTCTCCGGCCTGTTCTTCCCCGTGATGTCACTCTGGGTCGGGTGGCAGGGCGCCACGGGGCTCGCTGCCGTCGTCGCACTCGCCCTTCTGTTCTACGGATTGCGCCGCCTTCCGGACGAAAAGCCCATAACGACGCCGGGGCCTCCCGCCGCGCGGGCGGCACCGGCCGCGGCTCCGGGCAAAGGGTTCCCGCTCGCGGTCTGGCTCTTCGCCAGCTACGCCCTGCTGTCCGGCCTGGGAATGCAGGCGACGAACGTCTACCTGCCGCTCTTCACGGTTCGGGAACTGGGTTTCTCCCTGCTGCTGGGCGGCATCGCCGCCGGCGTCTCCGGTGTTGTCGGCGTGACGTCCCGCATCCTCTGGGGCCGACAGATGGCGAGAGGCGTGCGGGCCTCTTCGTTGCTGATCATGCTGGGACTCGGCGCAGTGCTCGGAGCCGCTGCGCTGCTGGGCGCGGGCGAGTTCGATGCTCCCGCGCTGCTCTGGCTGGGTGTGGTCCTGCACGGGGCTACGATCCTTGGCACCAATGTCGTGATCATGGCCGGTGTGATGAGGGTTGTTCCTGCCGCCCGCGTCGGCGCGGCCACCGGCGTGGTTTCGATGGGGATGTACGCCGGGTTCGCCACCGGGCCGCTGCTGACCGGCCTGCTGCTGGAATCCACGGGCAACTTCAATACCGGCTGGGTTCTCGTCGGCGCGGGCTACGCGCTCTGCGTGGTGCTCGCCCTGTTCCTGCGCCACCACGGCAACCGCTCGGGAGTGCCCCGCTGA
- a CDS encoding PRC-barrel domain-containing protein, translating to MNEDIHELQDATAWDSEGHKLGQVGQVHRDRGSGRIAWITVTLGLLETKPRFVPMAGARVEGTDVHVAYDGDTIKDSPNLDIDAEEGLSPEQEAELAAYYRL from the coding sequence ATGAACGAAGACATCCACGAGCTGCAGGACGCCACCGCGTGGGACAGCGAAGGACATAAACTTGGGCAGGTCGGCCAGGTGCACCGCGACCGCGGATCGGGCCGGATCGCCTGGATTACCGTGACACTGGGCCTGCTGGAGACCAAGCCCCGCTTCGTGCCCATGGCCGGCGCCCGCGTCGAAGGAACCGACGTCCATGTGGCGTACGACGGCGACACAATCAAGGATTCGCCAAACCTCGACATCGATGCCGAAGAGGGTCTCTCTCCCGAGCAGGAAGCGGAACTGGCCGCGTACTACCGCCTCTGA
- a CDS encoding DNA-3-methyladenine glycosylase: protein MHLRLQLTAPFDGPALLAALAAHAVPGLESVDTAGGTCTRLFASPAGPVLGTVSLGPAGTHLELETRDSAAASAVTAAVRRWLDLDLDPAAVAAVLGADPRVGPLVTARPGLRIPGYVDGFEGAVCTVLGQQVSLAAARTFAGRLVAAFGTGHPSGLHAFPSPEGLAAAGPDAVRAAVGLTGSRARTVHALAEACAAGLDISPEGEHRLVRRELLKLPGVGPWTADYLAMRALHDRNAFPEGDLVLRRALGLESVKEVRAHGSAWSPLRAYAVFHLWTAHAYLP from the coding sequence GTGCACCTGCGGCTCCAGCTGACGGCCCCGTTCGACGGGCCTGCCCTGCTGGCTGCGCTCGCCGCGCACGCCGTTCCCGGGCTCGAGTCGGTAGACACCGCCGGGGGCACCTGCACCCGACTGTTCGCCTCGCCCGCCGGGCCCGTCCTCGGCACCGTGTCCCTCGGACCGGCCGGCACGCACCTTGAGCTGGAGACCCGGGACAGTGCAGCCGCCTCCGCTGTCACCGCTGCCGTGCGCCGGTGGCTTGATCTGGACCTCGATCCAGCAGCGGTGGCCGCGGTTCTGGGAGCGGATCCGCGGGTCGGCCCGCTGGTGACAGCCCGCCCGGGACTCCGCATCCCGGGCTACGTGGACGGCTTCGAAGGGGCGGTCTGCACGGTGCTGGGCCAACAGGTGTCGCTCGCCGCCGCCCGCACCTTCGCCGGGCGACTGGTTGCCGCCTTCGGCACCGGCCATCCCTCCGGCCTTCACGCCTTCCCCTCGCCGGAGGGCCTTGCTGCCGCGGGACCCGACGCCGTCCGGGCCGCGGTCGGCCTGACCGGTTCCCGCGCCCGGACCGTTCATGCCCTGGCCGAAGCCTGCGCCGCGGGCCTGGACATCTCGCCGGAAGGCGAGCACCGCCTGGTCCGGCGCGAGCTGCTAAAGCTCCCGGGCGTTGGCCCGTGGACGGCCGACTACCTCGCCATGCGCGCCCTGCATGACCGCAATGCCTTCCCCGAGGGCGACCTGGTGCTCCGGCGGGCCCTCGGGCTGGAGTCAGTCAAGGAAGTCAGGGCCCACGGCTCGGCCTGGTCACCGCTGCGCGCCTACGCCGTCTTCCATCTCTGGACGGCGCACGCCTACCTTCCATGA
- a CDS encoding universal stress protein produces MTILVAYAPRPEGRAALAKGIQMATTQNEKLLVVNASTGGPHKDPALADSHDTDWVKRELNNSGLDAEFRQLVRGKDAVEEIQDLTESLPASLLIIGLRKRSPVGKLIMGSTAQQILLTVDCPVLAVKAR; encoded by the coding sequence GTGACCATTCTCGTTGCCTACGCCCCGCGCCCGGAAGGCCGCGCCGCCCTCGCCAAGGGCATCCAGATGGCCACCACCCAGAACGAGAAGCTCCTGGTCGTCAATGCCAGCACAGGCGGGCCGCACAAGGACCCGGCCCTGGCCGACAGCCATGACACTGACTGGGTCAAGCGCGAACTGAATAACTCGGGCCTGGATGCCGAGTTCAGGCAACTGGTCCGCGGGAAGGACGCCGTGGAGGAGATCCAGGACCTGACCGAAAGCCTGCCCGCCTCCCTGCTGATCATCGGCCTGCGCAAGCGCTCACCGGTGGGCAAGCTGATCATGGGCAGCACGGCCCAGCAGATCCTGCTGACCGTGGACTGCCCGGTGCTGGCCGTCAAAGCCCGCTAG
- a CDS encoding DNA-3-methyladenine glycosylase I gives MEKTVSGVVLGEDGLARPAWAATDPLMREYYDTEWGVPVRGEQAVFERISLEGFQAGLSWATILRKRPAFRAAFHDFQVDKVAAFTEKDVERLLQDASIVRNRAKISAVITNANAAIALRADGGLSDFVWSFQPPVTPVPRHIGEVPTTSEESVALSKALRKRGFAFVGPTTMFALMEAIGMIDTHLVDSHRRGSSGLWT, from the coding sequence ATGGAGAAGACGGTTTCCGGCGTTGTGCTCGGTGAGGACGGCCTTGCGCGGCCGGCCTGGGCTGCAACCGACCCGCTGATGCGCGAGTACTACGACACGGAGTGGGGCGTGCCGGTGCGCGGCGAGCAGGCGGTCTTCGAGCGGATCAGCCTCGAGGGGTTTCAGGCCGGCCTGTCCTGGGCGACCATCCTGCGCAAGCGCCCGGCCTTCCGCGCCGCCTTTCACGACTTCCAGGTGGACAAGGTCGCGGCCTTCACGGAGAAAGATGTCGAACGGCTGCTGCAGGACGCCTCCATCGTCCGCAACCGGGCCAAGATCAGCGCCGTCATCACAAACGCAAACGCCGCCATCGCCCTGCGTGCCGACGGCGGCCTGAGCGACTTCGTCTGGTCCTTCCAGCCTCCCGTGACTCCAGTTCCACGGCATATCGGCGAAGTCCCGACGACATCCGAGGAATCCGTCGCCCTGTCCAAGGCCCTGCGCAAACGCGGATTCGCCTTTGTCGGGCCGACGACGATGTTCGCCCTGATGGAGGCGATCGGCATGATCGACACCCATCTGGTCGACAGCCACCGCCGCGGCAGTTCGGGCCTCTGGACCTGA
- a CDS encoding alpha-ketoglutarate-dependent dioxygenase AlkB, protein MNALFEAGRGEPREVSPGAVHIPGWLSLDQQRALVEACREFGRGPVPYRAAKLPGGHEMSVRTLCLGWHWAPYKYTRTAEDVNGAHVLGFPPWLADWGRRALADAYGDPQEGDYEPGTYEPDTALINFYEDTAKMGMHQDKDERAGFPVVSLSVGDDCLFRFGNTETRTQPYTDIRLRSGDLFVFGGPARFAYHGVPRIYPGTADPECGLTGGRLNLTMRVTGLS, encoded by the coding sequence GTGAACGCGCTCTTCGAAGCCGGACGCGGCGAACCGCGCGAGGTGTCCCCCGGCGCCGTGCATATCCCCGGCTGGCTCAGCCTTGACCAGCAACGCGCGCTGGTGGAAGCGTGCCGTGAGTTCGGCCGGGGTCCGGTACCGTACCGCGCCGCGAAGCTGCCCGGCGGCCACGAGATGAGCGTGCGGACCCTCTGCCTGGGCTGGCACTGGGCTCCCTATAAATACACCCGGACCGCCGAGGACGTGAACGGGGCGCACGTGCTCGGCTTTCCACCGTGGCTAGCGGACTGGGGACGCCGGGCCCTGGCGGATGCCTACGGAGATCCGCAGGAGGGCGACTATGAGCCCGGCACCTATGAGCCCGACACCGCGCTGATCAACTTCTACGAGGACACGGCAAAGATGGGCATGCACCAGGACAAGGACGAGCGGGCCGGCTTCCCCGTCGTCTCGCTCAGCGTCGGAGATGACTGCCTGTTCCGGTTCGGCAACACGGAGACCCGGACCCAGCCGTACACGGACATCCGGCTGCGGTCCGGAGACCTCTTCGTCTTCGGTGGCCCCGCACGGTTCGCGTACCACGGCGTGCCCCGCATTTACCCCGGCACCGCGGATCCGGAATGCGGGCTCACCGGCGGCCGGCTCAACCTGACCATGCGTGTGACAGGGCTGTCCTGA
- a CDS encoding methylated-DNA--[protein]-cysteine S-methyltransferase — protein sequence MTSHSTPALLPARADRTGPALPEPLDRLSIFEAALLEQLHGRLESAALESDLLDVAYTTVDTPLGPLLLAATRQGLVRVAFANEDHDVVLAALAAVVSPRILRAPERLAEVTRQLEEYFAGRRHAFDLSLDRRLSRGFRLSVHQHLPLIPYGRTESYAQVAAAVGNPKAVRAVGSACATNPLPVIVPCHRVLRSDGSAGGYLGGPQAKTWLLNLEAAA from the coding sequence ATGACTTCCCACTCCACCCCCGCCCTGCTGCCCGCCCGAGCGGACCGGACCGGGCCGGCGTTGCCGGAACCGCTGGACCGGCTGAGCATTTTTGAGGCCGCACTACTGGAGCAACTACACGGCAGGCTGGAGTCCGCCGCCCTCGAGTCCGACCTGCTCGATGTCGCCTACACAACGGTCGACACTCCGCTCGGCCCCCTGCTGCTGGCGGCGACACGGCAGGGCCTGGTCCGCGTCGCCTTCGCGAACGAGGACCACGACGTGGTCCTGGCAGCGCTGGCCGCTGTCGTGAGCCCGCGGATCCTGCGCGCCCCGGAGCGCCTGGCAGAGGTAACCCGCCAACTGGAGGAATACTTCGCGGGGCGCCGGCACGCGTTCGACCTGTCACTGGACCGGCGGCTGTCCAGGGGCTTCCGGCTCAGCGTGCACCAGCACCTGCCCCTGATCCCGTACGGCCGCACCGAGAGCTATGCGCAGGTGGCGGCGGCGGTCGGAAACCCGAAGGCGGTGCGGGCCGTCGGCAGCGCCTGCGCCACCAACCCGCTGCCCGTCATCGTCCCCTGCCACCGTGTCCTGCGCTCGGACGGCTCCGCGGGCGGCTACCTCGGCGGCCCGCAGGCCAAGACCTGGCTGCTCAACCTTGAGGCCGCCGCGTGA
- a CDS encoding RNA polymerase sigma factor has translation MKPFEQLVIDHGAMVLRVCRLMVGPGADADDAWSETFLSALKAYPLLPADANHEAWLVTIARRKAIDLLRKRSRTPIPAEHLPERPSTLGIPGNNDDELRQAVAALPLRQREAVALHYLAGLPYAEAAALTGSSADAVRRAASDGIAKLRARYGALENSTEGALR, from the coding sequence ATGAAACCGTTCGAGCAGCTGGTCATTGACCACGGCGCCATGGTGCTGCGCGTCTGCCGGCTCATGGTCGGACCCGGCGCGGACGCCGACGATGCCTGGTCGGAAACCTTCCTGTCCGCCCTGAAGGCCTACCCCCTCCTGCCCGCCGACGCCAACCACGAAGCCTGGCTGGTGACAATCGCCCGGCGCAAAGCCATCGACTTGCTCCGCAAGCGGTCCAGGACTCCGATTCCCGCGGAACACCTGCCGGAGCGGCCGTCCACGCTGGGCATCCCGGGAAACAACGACGACGAACTGCGCCAGGCCGTCGCGGCACTGCCCCTGCGCCAGCGCGAGGCCGTGGCACTTCACTACCTCGCCGGCCTGCCCTATGCCGAGGCAGCGGCATTGACCGGTTCCTCTGCCGATGCGGTCCGGCGGGCGGCGTCGGACGGCATCGCCAAGCTGCGGGCCCGTTACGGCGCGCTTGAGAACTCCACGGAAGGAGCCCTGCGATGA
- a CDS encoding methylated-DNA--[protein]-cysteine S-methyltransferase has translation MSRTYTTMDTPVGELTMVAEDGALTALYFPSHKRLPDPSEFGERTDRGFEEAKAQLTEYFAGERREFSLPLAPKGDAFQQKVWALLCAIPYGQTRSYGQLAAELGDPHLAQAVGRANGRNPLSIVVPCHRVVGADGSLTGYAGGLERKRFLLELEESDEAKAAKLF, from the coding sequence ATGAGCCGCACGTACACCACCATGGACACGCCGGTCGGCGAGCTGACCATGGTCGCCGAGGACGGCGCGCTGACGGCCCTCTATTTCCCCTCACACAAGCGGCTGCCGGACCCTTCGGAGTTCGGCGAGCGGACCGACCGGGGCTTCGAGGAGGCGAAGGCCCAGCTCACCGAGTACTTCGCCGGCGAGCGCCGGGAGTTCTCCCTTCCGCTGGCGCCGAAGGGCGATGCCTTCCAGCAGAAGGTCTGGGCGCTGCTGTGCGCCATCCCGTACGGACAGACACGCTCCTATGGCCAGCTGGCCGCCGAGCTCGGGGATCCGCATTTGGCGCAGGCCGTCGGCAGGGCGAATGGGCGGAACCCGCTGTCCATCGTGGTGCCCTGTCACCGGGTGGTCGGCGCGGACGGGTCGCTCACCGGTTATGCGGGCGGGCTGGAGCGCAAGCGCTTCCTGCTGGAGCTGGAGGAGTCGGACGAGGCCAAGGCCGCGAAACTTTTCTGA
- a CDS encoding iron-siderophore ABC transporter substrate-binding protein, protein MALSRLRAAAAAAAVLLSLTACSTGPAGGASEGGTAAASDAAFPVTIEHAYGETVIDEQPQRVATVSWVNDDVSLALGVVPVGMPKVEWGGNENGSTPWKDAKLEELGAGAGSDKAPKQYSETDGIAFDEIAALEPDVILAAYSGLTQEDYDTLSKIAPVVAYPETAYGTDWQTSTEMIGKALGKSAEAEELIATTEATIDEKAAEYPQLAGKTFIYGNLDPAASDAVNVYTANDNRPKFLSSIGMKQADVVTEATGDSEEFFLPWSEEKANELESDVFVTWVPDAKTKQQVLDDPLLGQIPAVEKGALVADSDNTLTLSISAASPLSLPWALDTFLPMLAEGADAADKS, encoded by the coding sequence TTGGCCCTTTCCCGATTGCGCGCAGCTGCTGCGGCCGCCGCCGTCCTGCTGTCCCTCACTGCCTGCTCCACCGGACCCGCGGGCGGAGCGTCGGAAGGCGGGACGGCAGCCGCATCCGACGCTGCCTTCCCCGTCACGATCGAGCATGCCTATGGCGAAACGGTCATTGACGAACAGCCCCAGCGCGTGGCGACCGTCTCCTGGGTGAACGACGACGTCTCCCTGGCCCTCGGCGTCGTTCCCGTGGGGATGCCGAAGGTGGAGTGGGGCGGCAACGAGAACGGCTCCACCCCGTGGAAGGACGCCAAGCTCGAGGAACTGGGTGCGGGCGCCGGCTCGGATAAGGCGCCGAAGCAGTACTCCGAGACGGACGGCATCGCGTTTGACGAGATCGCCGCGCTGGAGCCGGACGTCATTCTGGCCGCCTACTCGGGCCTGACCCAGGAGGACTACGACACGCTCTCCAAGATCGCGCCCGTTGTCGCGTACCCGGAGACCGCCTACGGCACGGACTGGCAGACCTCGACCGAGATGATCGGCAAGGCCTTGGGGAAGAGCGCCGAGGCCGAGGAGCTGATCGCCACAACCGAGGCCACGATCGACGAGAAGGCCGCGGAGTACCCGCAGCTGGCCGGCAAGACCTTCATCTACGGCAACCTCGACCCCGCGGCCAGCGATGCCGTGAATGTCTACACCGCCAACGACAACCGGCCGAAGTTCCTGAGCAGCATCGGCATGAAGCAGGCCGATGTGGTCACCGAGGCCACCGGCGACTCCGAGGAATTCTTCCTGCCGTGGTCCGAGGAGAAGGCCAACGAGCTGGAGTCCGACGTTTTCGTGACCTGGGTTCCGGATGCCAAAACCAAGCAGCAGGTACTGGATGACCCGCTGCTCGGCCAGATTCCCGCCGTCGAAAAGGGCGCGCTGGTGGCGGACTCCGACAACACGCTGACGCTGTCCATCTCCGCGGCGTCGCCGCTGAGCCTGCCCTGGGCTTTGGACACCTTCCTGCCGATGCTGGCCGAAGGCGCGGACGCCGCCGACAAGAGCTAG
- a CDS encoding short-chain fatty acid transporter: MSTVNQQGRRNPVSAMMRPVNSLVERFIPSALVFGIVLTLIVAFLALALTDAGPVEVVKGWGDGLSGLLAFMTQMALVLLLGHTLANTRPVRRLLAFLGGLPRGPVQAYVFVFVVAAVASLITWGLGLVVGALLAKEVAAQLRAKGVRLHFPMLVAAGFSGFVVWHMGYSGSGPLTAATDGSFIAEQLGRTVPISETTFSLWNILAALATVIVVGLALAAVAPRGDDKIIELEIDARDTGVDIDEDVVTPADRLDASRILTAVVGLALVAYLTIHFAQGGSLTLDIVNWSFLALIFLLVRNPFELMALVKNAASNVGDILLQFPLYAGILGIMTASGLITVFSDLFVSISTPQTFGVLALLSAGLVNFFVPSGGGQFAVQAPIMLDAAERLGVDPSVPIMAVSYGDQWTNMVQPFWALPLLAIAGLKMRDILGYTTVTLIASGLVFAVTLLIVGAG; encoded by the coding sequence ATGTCCACGGTGAACCAGCAGGGCCGCCGCAATCCGGTCTCGGCCATGATGCGGCCCGTCAACAGTCTGGTGGAACGTTTTATCCCCAGCGCCCTCGTGTTCGGCATCGTCCTGACCCTGATCGTCGCCTTCCTCGCGCTGGCCCTGACCGACGCCGGTCCGGTGGAGGTGGTGAAGGGCTGGGGCGACGGGCTCTCCGGGCTGCTGGCCTTTATGACCCAGATGGCGCTGGTCCTGCTGCTGGGGCACACGCTGGCCAACACCCGCCCGGTCCGGAGGCTGCTGGCCTTCCTCGGCGGGCTGCCGCGCGGCCCGGTGCAGGCCTACGTCTTCGTATTCGTGGTGGCGGCAGTGGCTTCGCTGATCACCTGGGGCCTCGGGCTGGTGGTCGGCGCGCTGCTCGCGAAGGAGGTGGCGGCGCAGCTGCGGGCCAAGGGCGTTCGGCTGCACTTCCCCATGCTGGTGGCCGCAGGCTTCTCGGGTTTCGTGGTCTGGCACATGGGCTACTCCGGCTCCGGGCCGCTGACCGCCGCCACCGACGGTTCCTTCATCGCCGAGCAGCTGGGCCGCACCGTGCCGATCAGCGAGACCACCTTCTCCCTCTGGAACATCCTGGCCGCGCTCGCCACGGTCATCGTCGTCGGCTTGGCCCTGGCCGCCGTGGCTCCCCGCGGCGACGACAAAATCATTGAACTCGAAATCGATGCCCGGGACACCGGCGTCGACATTGACGAAGACGTGGTGACCCCGGCGGACCGCCTGGATGCGAGCCGGATACTGACCGCCGTCGTCGGACTGGCCCTGGTCGCCTACCTCACGATCCACTTCGCGCAGGGCGGCTCGCTGACGCTGGACATTGTGAACTGGTCCTTCCTGGCGCTGATCTTCCTGCTGGTCCGCAACCCGTTCGAGCTGATGGCGCTGGTCAAGAACGCCGCTTCCAACGTCGGAGACATCCTGCTGCAGTTTCCGCTCTACGCCGGCATCCTCGGGATCATGACCGCGTCCGGCCTCATCACGGTGTTCTCGGACCTGTTCGTCAGCATTTCCACGCCGCAGACCTTCGGCGTGCTGGCGCTGCTCTCGGCCGGCCTGGTCAACTTCTTCGTGCCCTCCGGCGGCGGCCAGTTCGCCGTGCAGGCGCCGATCATGCTCGATGCGGCCGAGCGGCTCGGCGTGGATCCGTCCGTGCCGATCATGGCGGTGTCCTACGGCGACCAATGGACCAACATGGTCCAGCCATTCTGGGCGCTGCCGCTGCTGGCCATCGCCGGGCTCAAAATGCGCGACATCCTCGGCTACACTACGGTCACGCTCATTGCCTCCGGGCTGGTTTTTGCCGTCACCCTGCTGATCGTCGGGGCGGGGTAG
- a CDS encoding glutathione S-transferase family protein, translated as MSQSQASTEFSTKGAYVHTGEEFNRDTHYIEDRILRGGDNPNEGRWPVEPGRYRLVAARACPWANRTIIVRRLLGLEDVISIGMPGPTHDVRSWTFDLDDGGKDPVLGIERLQEAYFKRFPNYPRGITVPAIVEVASGAVVTNNYPQITLDFSTEWTEYHREGAPDLYPEHLREEMAVVNKRVFTEVNNGVYRCGFAGSQEAYDKAYDRLWTAMDWLEERLSTRRYLMGDTITEADVRLFTTLARFDPVYHGHFKCNRNKLTEMPALWGYARDLFQTPGFGDTIDFEQIKAHYYVVHEDINPTQIIPQGPALSNWLSDHGRESLGGSPFGDGVAPGPVREDERVAAGHNPLYPA; from the coding sequence ATGAGCCAAAGCCAAGCTTCCACCGAATTCAGCACCAAGGGCGCCTACGTGCATACGGGCGAGGAGTTCAACCGGGACACCCATTACATCGAGGACCGGATCCTTCGCGGCGGGGACAACCCGAACGAGGGCCGCTGGCCGGTGGAACCTGGCCGCTACCGGCTGGTCGCGGCGCGTGCCTGCCCCTGGGCCAACCGCACCATCATCGTGCGCCGGCTGCTCGGGCTCGAAGACGTCATCTCCATCGGCATGCCCGGTCCGACGCATGACGTGCGCAGTTGGACCTTCGACCTTGACGACGGCGGCAAGGACCCGGTGCTCGGCATCGAGCGTCTGCAGGAGGCGTACTTCAAGCGCTTCCCCAACTACCCGCGCGGCATCACCGTGCCGGCGATCGTTGAGGTGGCTTCGGGCGCCGTCGTCACCAACAACTACCCGCAGATCACGCTGGACTTCTCCACGGAGTGGACCGAGTATCACCGCGAGGGCGCCCCGGACCTCTACCCGGAGCATCTGCGCGAGGAGATGGCGGTAGTCAACAAGCGGGTCTTCACCGAGGTCAACAACGGCGTCTACCGGTGCGGCTTCGCAGGTTCGCAGGAAGCGTATGACAAGGCCTACGACCGGCTCTGGACCGCGATGGACTGGCTGGAGGAGCGGCTGAGCACCCGCCGCTACCTGATGGGCGACACCATCACCGAGGCCGATGTCCGCCTGTTCACCACGCTGGCCCGATTCGATCCCGTCTACCACGGCCACTTCAAGTGCAACCGGAACAAGCTCACCGAGATGCCCGCGCTCTGGGGCTACGCACGGGACCTGTTCCAGACGCCCGGCTTCGGGGACACGATCGACTTCGAGCAGATCAAGGCCCACTATTACGTGGTGCACGAGGACATCAATCCGACCCAGATCATCCCGCAGGGGCCGGCCCTGTCCAACTGGCTCAGCGACCACGGCCGGGAGAGCCTCGGCGGCAGCCCGTTCGGCGACGGAGTAGCCCCCGGGCCGGTCCGCGAGGACGAGCGGGTCGCCGCCGGCCACAACCCGCTGTATCCGGCATGA
- a CDS encoding gamma-glutamyl-gamma-aminobutyrate hydrolase family protein produces MNNGTDRPRIAVSYAQDAPSHSAWFSEELAGLARNAVAGLEAAGADAVVINSASGHVFSAVDYDGVLILGGGDVDPTRYGGNTGEPTVHAVDTTADETEIDLVIGAVENGRPVLGICRGLQLINVAFAGSLIEDLGQDSVHKIHEERPPMTGHAVSVQPDSLLADALGVGEITVQSGHHQAVRRLGDRLRVVATASDGVVEAVELARPDEGWLLAVQWHPEEPDSPDGQLAALLTPFVEACRYVAAVRG; encoded by the coding sequence ATGAACAACGGAACAGACCGGCCGCGGATCGCGGTCAGCTACGCCCAGGACGCGCCGTCCCACTCGGCCTGGTTCTCCGAAGAGCTCGCCGGACTCGCCCGGAATGCCGTGGCGGGGCTTGAGGCAGCCGGCGCTGACGCCGTCGTTATTAATTCCGCCTCCGGCCACGTCTTCAGCGCCGTGGATTACGACGGCGTGCTCATCCTGGGCGGCGGGGACGTGGACCCGACGCGCTACGGCGGCAACACCGGGGAGCCGACGGTGCACGCCGTGGACACCACCGCGGACGAGACCGAGATCGACCTGGTCATCGGGGCGGTGGAGAACGGCCGGCCGGTGCTCGGGATCTGCCGCGGGCTGCAGCTGATCAACGTCGCGTTCGCCGGCTCGCTGATCGAGGACCTCGGGCAGGACTCCGTGCACAAGATCCACGAGGAGCGTCCGCCGATGACCGGGCATGCCGTCTCCGTCCAGCCCGATTCGCTGCTGGCGGACGCGCTCGGCGTCGGCGAGATCACCGTGCAGTCCGGGCACCACCAGGCCGTCCGCCGGCTCGGCGACCGGCTGCGCGTGGTCGCCACGGCCTCGGACGGTGTGGTCGAGGCCGTCGAACTGGCGCGTCCGGACGAGGGCTGGCTGCTGGCGGTGCAATGGCATCCCGAGGAGCCCGACTCGCCGGACGGCCAGCTTGCCGCGCTGCTGACTCCGTTTGTCGAGGCCTGCCGCTACGTCGCAGCCGTCCGCGGCTGA